The Paenibacillus sp. MBLB1832 genome has a window encoding:
- a CDS encoding class I SAM-dependent methyltransferase, with translation METKRVYEQIGVAMTSRSLVEYENMFMLETDSYIGKRVLDVAGGASSFTMEARSLGIDAEAVDPLYEKSPSEIAKHGMQEIEVVAAKMAKLTDVYDWTFYGSLENHKAGRIVALQRFVDDFSSEEGKSRYHVGALPHLPFADESFDFVSCSHFLFLYEEQFDYAFHLAAVRELLRVCKHGGEVRLYPLMNFKTVEYSHLSALIDEVEKDGCTVQKKEAKLPFLPNSHQFLSIKK, from the coding sequence ATGGAAACAAAGCGAGTTTATGAGCAAATTGGGGTCGCGATGACCTCGAGATCTTTGGTCGAGTACGAGAACATGTTTATGTTAGAGACGGACAGCTACATTGGAAAACGCGTGTTGGATGTTGCAGGCGGGGCCTCGTCATTTACGATGGAAGCGCGCAGCCTTGGCATTGATGCGGAGGCGGTTGACCCGCTGTACGAGAAGTCACCATCGGAGATTGCTAAGCATGGGATGCAAGAGATCGAAGTGGTCGCTGCCAAAATGGCCAAATTAACGGATGTCTATGACTGGACGTTTTACGGTTCTTTGGAGAATCACAAGGCTGGGCGTATCGTCGCATTGCAACGCTTCGTTGACGATTTCTCAAGCGAAGAGGGCAAGTCGAGATATCATGTGGGAGCTCTGCCGCATCTACCTTTTGCCGATGAGAGCTTCGATTTCGTCAGCTGCAGTCATTTTCTTTTCTTATACGAGGAACAATTCGATTATGCGTTTCATTTGGCAGCGGTGAGAGAATTGCTGCGTGTGTGCAAACACGGTGGTGAAGTTCGCTTGTACCCCCTTATGAATTTCAAGACGGTTGAATACTCGCATCTCAGTGCGTTAATCGATGAGGTAGAGAAGGATGGTTGTACCGTTCAAAAGAAGGAAGCTAAATTACCTTTTTTGCCGAATTCTCATCAATTTTTAAGCATAAAAAAGTAG
- a CDS encoding low molecular weight phosphatase family protein — protein sequence MSHQPFKRHTIYKKDKWNMLNVEVQGTKIVLTEISDQWGEECHTFIGRPAMLHWASERFAPDKFDGTEEELQAIMEAFRKV from the coding sequence ATGTCGCATCAACCTTTTAAAAGACATACGATTTACAAAAAAGATAAATGGAACATGCTCAATGTTGAAGTGCAAGGAACCAAAATTGTGTTGACCGAGATCTCGGATCAATGGGGCGAAGAATGCCATACGTTCATTGGACGTCCTGCTATGCTGCACTGGGCTAGCGAGCGATTTGCTCCAGATAAGTTCGATGGAACGGAAGAAGAATTGCAAGCGATTATGGAAGCTTTCAGGAAAGTGTAA
- the pepF gene encoding oligoendopeptidase F → MAQLLERKQVPAENRWQLEDLFADQKAWDGEFQEVKGSLSKISAFQGKLNDAATIKQIFQLEDEVSLKTERLYVYANMKHHEDTAEPMYQALSDKAKKISVEVGEAFSYVSPEILSLSEAKLQELVNEPSLSFYKDTLEEMIRQKPHTLSKEQEALLAQAGTMAGAPSTIFGMLNNADLKFPKVKNENGEEVELTHGSYIQFLESRNPEVRKNAFHAVYETYRNNKNTIGATLAANINKNIFYAKARHYPSVLESSLFGDNIKKEVYTNLISTIHDSLPQLQRYLKLRKKLLKVDELHMYDLFAPLVEEFKMDITYQQAKEEIKKSLAPLGENYLKILQDGFDNHWIDVYENKNKRNGAYSWGAYGTHPYVLLNHKDNLNSMFTLTHEMGHAIHSYLSDENQEYRYAQYTIFLAEVASTLNEALLMDYLLKRVTDPKEKMYLLTYYADQFRTTVFRQTMFAEFEMITHDKAEQGESLTPQEFSEIYYGLNKLYHGNDMVVDQDIEMEWARIPHFYNSFYVYKYATGFSAATSFAKQILDEGEPAVERYLGFLKSGGSDYSLNILKKAGVDMSTPEPIKQAMSVFSSLLDQMEELTK, encoded by the coding sequence ATGGCTCAATTATTGGAACGCAAGCAAGTACCAGCCGAAAACCGTTGGCAATTGGAAGATTTGTTCGCTGATCAGAAAGCATGGGATGGAGAGTTTCAAGAGGTGAAAGGCTCGCTTAGCAAAATCAGTGCCTTCCAAGGAAAGCTCAACGATGCTGCGACAATCAAGCAAATTTTCCAATTGGAAGACGAAGTTTCACTGAAGACAGAACGACTTTATGTGTACGCCAACATGAAGCATCATGAGGATACAGCTGAACCCATGTACCAAGCCCTATCTGATAAAGCCAAAAAAATCAGTGTCGAGGTAGGCGAAGCGTTCTCCTATGTCTCCCCTGAGATTTTGAGCTTGTCGGAAGCGAAGCTGCAAGAGCTGGTGAATGAACCTTCCTTATCCTTTTATAAAGACACGTTAGAAGAAATGATTCGTCAGAAGCCGCACACGCTCAGCAAAGAGCAAGAAGCTCTGCTTGCACAAGCTGGCACGATGGCTGGTGCGCCAAGCACGATTTTCGGCATGTTGAACAATGCGGACCTGAAGTTTCCGAAGGTGAAGAATGAGAACGGCGAGGAAGTTGAGCTGACACACGGCAGCTACATTCAATTCCTGGAAAGCCGCAATCCAGAAGTGCGGAAGAACGCCTTCCACGCGGTGTATGAGACGTACCGCAACAACAAGAATACGATTGGCGCGACGCTCGCCGCGAACATCAATAAAAACATTTTTTATGCCAAAGCCCGCCACTACCCTTCTGTTCTTGAATCCTCGCTGTTCGGCGACAATATCAAGAAAGAAGTGTATACGAACTTAATTTCCACCATTCATGATTCTTTGCCGCAGCTGCAACGGTATCTCAAACTCCGTAAAAAGCTGCTCAAGGTTGATGAGTTACATATGTATGACCTGTTTGCACCGCTAGTTGAAGAGTTTAAAATGGACATTACGTACCAACAAGCGAAAGAAGAAATTAAGAAAAGCTTGGCACCGCTTGGCGAGAATTACTTGAAAATTCTTCAAGATGGCTTCGATAACCACTGGATCGATGTGTATGAGAATAAGAACAAACGTAACGGCGCTTACAGCTGGGGCGCTTACGGCACACATCCTTACGTGTTGCTCAACCATAAAGACAACTTGAACAGCATGTTTACGTTGACCCATGAGATGGGTCACGCGATTCATTCCTATTTATCGGATGAAAATCAAGAATACCGCTACGCGCAATATACAATTTTCTTGGCAGAGGTTGCATCTACGCTGAACGAAGCGCTTCTCATGGACTACTTGTTGAAACGTGTAACAGATCCGAAGGAAAAAATGTATCTGCTCACGTACTATGCGGATCAGTTCAGGACGACAGTGTTCCGTCAAACGATGTTTGCGGAATTCGAAATGATTACCCATGACAAAGCGGAGCAAGGCGAATCCTTAACACCGCAAGAGTTTAGTGAAATCTACTATGGATTGAATAAGCTATACCATGGCAATGACATGGTGGTTGATCAAGACATCGAGATGGAATGGGCACGCATCCCTCACTTCTACAACAGCTTCTACGTGTATAAATATGCAACGGGCTTCTCTGCGGCTACCTCCTTTGCGAAGCAAATTCTGGATGAAGGCGAGCCAGCGGTTGAACGCTACCTCGGCTTCCTCAAAAGCGGCGGCAGCGATTACTCGCTGAATATCTTGAAAAAAGCCGGTGTCGACATGTCAACGCCAGAGCCGATCAAGCAAGCGATGAGCGTATTCAGCTCGTTGCTGGATCAAATGGAAGAGCTGACGAAGTAA
- a CDS encoding LapA family protein, protein MKMQWILISALVFALLTAVFAVVNVEPVQVNFLFVTTSTPLILVILTSTLLGGLIVGLFGMVRQYKLQRKLKQLEKQLHDALQPPAPATSVQQIKTEE, encoded by the coding sequence ATGAAAATGCAATGGATTCTCATCAGTGCTCTCGTGTTCGCACTGCTTACAGCGGTTTTCGCCGTCGTCAATGTGGAACCCGTCCAAGTGAATTTCTTGTTCGTCACCACATCAACACCTTTAATTCTCGTTATATTAACGTCGACACTCCTAGGCGGTTTAATTGTTGGTCTCTTTGGGATGGTTCGCCAGTACAAGCTGCAGCGGAAGCTCAAACAATTGGAGAAGCAGCTTCATGATGCGCTACAACCGCCTGCACCAGCTACTTCTGTCCAGCAAATCAAGACAGAAGAATAA
- a CDS encoding DUF92 domain-containing protein — translation MDWLLGCLGSVLIAGAAYWKQSLSRSGFIAAVLLGMTMYALASAAWFGTLIAFFISSSLLSKLKQARKAAAESGYAKGGRRDAGQVAANGGLGLLLCIGHSIWPSSIWWFLYVGVMATVNADTWATEIGGMSKSVPRSIVSGKRVTAGTSGGVTLLGLTASLAGGAFIGLVGGVLLHVGESSESTSGVAMLVLQGAIAGLGGSLADSWLGATLQVMYRCEICDRTVEKPEHCGKQGVHIRGLRGMTNDLVNAGSSIFGGALCLILSIILLS, via the coding sequence ATGGATTGGCTGCTGGGGTGCCTAGGAAGCGTCCTGATTGCAGGCGCAGCATATTGGAAGCAATCATTGTCACGATCCGGGTTTATCGCAGCCGTACTGCTAGGTATGACGATGTACGCACTAGCCAGCGCAGCATGGTTCGGGACATTAATCGCTTTTTTTATATCATCCAGCCTCTTATCTAAGCTCAAGCAAGCGCGTAAAGCGGCAGCGGAGAGCGGATATGCCAAAGGGGGAAGACGCGACGCTGGGCAAGTAGCCGCAAATGGAGGCCTTGGCTTATTGCTATGTATCGGTCACAGCATCTGGCCGAGTTCCATATGGTGGTTCCTCTATGTGGGCGTCATGGCTACGGTGAATGCGGATACGTGGGCAACAGAAATTGGAGGAATGAGCAAGTCTGTCCCTCGGTCTATCGTGAGCGGAAAGCGTGTAACGGCGGGAACTTCGGGCGGTGTTACCCTGCTGGGCTTAACCGCTTCCTTAGCGGGGGGAGCCTTCATTGGCTTGGTTGGAGGCGTCTTGCTGCATGTAGGTGAATCATCGGAGAGTACAAGCGGCGTGGCCATGCTCGTCCTCCAAGGAGCCATTGCTGGGTTAGGCGGATCACTGGCGGATTCTTGGCTTGGTGCAACACTGCAAGTGATGTATCGCTGTGAGATTTGCGACAGGACGGTTGAGAAGCCAGAGCACTGTGGTAAGCAAGGAGTGCACATCCGTGGTCTCCGAGGGATGACGAACGATCTTGTGAACGCAGGATCATCCATCTTCGGAGGGGCGTTATGTTTGATCTTGAGTATTATTCTTCTGTCTTGA
- a CDS encoding GAF domain-containing protein, with amino-acid sequence MEQEHTTINPRLKKDLEPEEMLRVIFDYAAKIANERTLDKVLMLMADMGREMIVSDRCTVWLLDTQKNELWSKVAHGLDEIRIPSSAGLVGYAVTNDQAVFIHDAYTNEEYKSYLQNGALRTDQQTGYRTKALMVIPFRNSQGEIMGLTKLLISLPQPSNFLIKIWSI; translated from the coding sequence ATGGAGCAAGAGCACACTACAATCAATCCACGTTTGAAAAAAGATCTGGAGCCCGAGGAAATGCTGCGTGTCATTTTCGACTACGCTGCCAAGATTGCGAATGAACGTACACTCGATAAAGTACTAATGCTAATGGCGGATATGGGCCGCGAGATGATTGTTTCCGACCGCTGTACCGTCTGGCTTCTCGATACACAAAAGAACGAGCTCTGGTCCAAAGTGGCCCATGGTCTAGATGAAATCCGCATTCCAAGTTCGGCCGGCCTCGTCGGCTACGCCGTGACGAATGATCAAGCTGTATTCATTCATGATGCGTATACCAATGAGGAATATAAATCCTATTTGCAAAATGGCGCCCTGCGTACGGATCAACAAACGGGTTACCGTACGAAAGCACTCATGGTTATTCCGTTTCGAAATAGCCAAGGTGAGATCATGGGGCTTACCAAGCTATTAATAAGCTTACCACAACCGAGCAATTTTCTGATAAAGATATGGAGTATTTGA
- a CDS encoding HD-GYP domain-containing protein, producing MTLASSYAGKSLESALLTNEIEETQKEIIFRMGEIGESRSKETGNHVKRVAEYSYILALGLGMSQEEAELLKMASPMHDIGKVAIPDAVLNKPGKLTDEEFKLMQNHTLIGYNLLKNSTRHILKTAAVVAHEHHEKWNGRGYPRGIQGEEIHIYGRITAIADVFDALGSERVYKKAWELDRILQLFQEERGQHFDPDVVDAFFKQLPAILKVREEYSDVALS from the coding sequence TTGACATTGGCCTCCTCCTATGCAGGGAAGTCCCTCGAATCCGCTCTCTTAACCAACGAGATTGAAGAAACACAGAAAGAGATTATTTTCCGTATGGGCGAAATCGGCGAAAGCCGCTCCAAGGAAACAGGTAATCACGTGAAGCGTGTGGCCGAGTATTCCTATATACTGGCACTCGGATTAGGCATGAGCCAAGAGGAAGCTGAGCTGCTCAAAATGGCTTCACCGATGCACGATATCGGCAAAGTCGCAATTCCTGATGCCGTTCTGAATAAACCTGGCAAATTAACAGATGAAGAGTTCAAGCTTATGCAAAATCACACCCTGATCGGCTACAATTTGCTCAAAAACTCCACCCGCCACATTCTTAAAACCGCAGCAGTCGTCGCGCATGAGCATCATGAGAAGTGGAACGGGCGAGGATATCCGCGCGGTATTCAAGGGGAAGAGATCCACATCTACGGACGCATTACAGCCATTGCTGATGTCTTCGATGCCTTAGGCAGTGAACGTGTGTACAAAAAAGCATGGGAGCTGGATCGTATACTCCAATTGTTTCAAGAAGAGCGCGGGCAGCATTTCGATCCCGATGTCGTTGATGCGTTTTTCAAGCAATTGCCTGCTATTCTCAAGGTTCGTGAAGAGTACTCGGATGTTGCATTAAGCTAA
- a CDS encoding fumarylacetoacetate hydrolase family protein encodes MTTTIKNIYCVGRNYRAHAAELGNDVPDQPMIFTKPTHALAQMDGESLTLPSDQGDIHYEAELVLHIAKPYVPGIGVDEIVDQYALGIDFTLRDVQNVIKKKGHPWLPAKGFLGSAPLTAFRPFPGAASLAESNFQLRQNDQVVQDGNIANMIFDLQTIIDYIAKHYGLGPGDIIFTGTPEGVGPVRHGDRLELLWGEQSYGAVTINK; translated from the coding sequence ATGACAACTACGATCAAAAACATTTATTGCGTAGGGCGTAATTATCGCGCCCATGCAGCAGAACTTGGGAATGATGTTCCAGATCAACCGATGATTTTTACGAAACCTACACATGCTTTAGCACAAATGGACGGGGAGTCCCTAACATTACCGAGTGATCAAGGGGATATCCACTACGAGGCTGAGCTGGTGTTACATATTGCGAAGCCATATGTGCCTGGAATTGGCGTCGATGAAATCGTCGATCAATACGCGCTCGGCATTGATTTCACATTGCGCGATGTGCAGAATGTGATCAAGAAGAAGGGGCACCCGTGGCTGCCAGCCAAGGGGTTTCTGGGGTCGGCGCCACTTACAGCGTTCCGACCATTTCCAGGCGCAGCGTCTTTAGCGGAGTCTAACTTTCAGCTTCGTCAGAATGATCAAGTCGTGCAGGACGGCAATATCGCCAATATGATTTTCGATCTACAGACAATCATCGATTATATTGCGAAGCACTACGGTCTGGGACCTGGCGATATCATCTTCACGGGAACGCCAGAAGGCGTAGGCCCTGTACGGCATGGCGACCGATTGGAGCTGCTATGGGGAGAACAATCCTACGGGGCAGTCACAATCAACAAGTAA